Proteins found in one Arthrobacter sp. U41 genomic segment:
- a CDS encoding GAF and ANTAR domain-containing protein, producing MLSQPFNPLPLDELTAVFARIKGLLLTEDKVDRALQLLVQAVRDAIPGSAGAGISLFDAQGRGSSTAASERLVEQADAAQHDLGQGPCVAAWTAGKTVLVHDAAEDGRWPLWSRAVASLPVRSLVSTPLGTTGGPIGTLKVYAALPAAFTAETGQLLEKFAVPAATLMAHVQGPETPRHLSGPFKGALAGRDNTNRACGILMERHGLTAEQAFRELLRRARTDGTPLSRVCSDLTDGPRLPTVG from the coding sequence GTGCTGAGCCAACCATTCAATCCACTCCCCCTCGATGAACTGACCGCCGTCTTCGCCCGCATCAAAGGCCTGCTCCTGACCGAGGACAAGGTAGACCGGGCGTTGCAGCTGCTTGTGCAGGCTGTCAGGGATGCCATTCCGGGATCGGCCGGGGCCGGGATCTCCCTCTTCGACGCCCAGGGCCGCGGAAGCAGCACGGCGGCGTCAGAACGGCTCGTGGAGCAGGCGGACGCCGCCCAGCATGACTTGGGACAGGGCCCGTGCGTCGCCGCCTGGACCGCAGGAAAAACGGTCCTGGTTCACGATGCCGCCGAGGATGGCCGGTGGCCGCTCTGGAGCCGGGCTGTCGCTTCGCTGCCGGTCCGATCCCTGGTCAGCACCCCGCTGGGGACCACCGGCGGGCCAATCGGCACCCTGAAGGTTTACGCCGCCCTGCCCGCTGCCTTTACCGCCGAGACCGGGCAGCTGCTCGAGAAGTTCGCCGTTCCCGCGGCAACCCTGATGGCCCATGTTCAAGGTCCGGAAACTCCCCGGCACCTGAGCGGGCCGTTCAAGGGTGCACTCGCCGGCCGGGACAACACCAACCGCGCCTGCGGGATCCTGATGGAACGCCACGGGCTGACGGCGGAGCAGGCCTTCCGTGAACTGCTGCGACGTGCCCGGACTGACGGAACGCCGCTGTCCCGGGTCTGCTCCGATCTCACCGACGGCCCGCGCCTGCCCACCGTCGGCTGA
- a CDS encoding GAF and ANTAR domain-containing protein, which translates to MTVPSSAETGDKARAPRGVQPTSADGLAARLGDIARELQHEEDTESMLDGIVHAALELVPHAAEASVSLITGSRTIESRAASSDLPRRVDALQSETGQGPCLDASYEKRVVSVPDLSTDERWPEFSRQAFQLGARSMLSFQLFVDGDHLGALNLFGNDAGVFDAESERIGALVAAHAAVAVAGSRQVSQLTQALDTRDLIGQAKGILMERFKITAQQAFLLLSRASSELNIKLHVVAEQLTVSGEMAEKG; encoded by the coding sequence ATGACGGTACCAAGTTCAGCGGAAACCGGTGACAAGGCAAGGGCTCCGCGCGGCGTTCAGCCGACCAGCGCCGATGGCCTTGCCGCCCGGCTGGGCGACATCGCCCGGGAACTCCAGCACGAGGAGGACACCGAATCGATGCTGGACGGGATCGTGCACGCCGCGCTGGAGCTGGTGCCGCACGCGGCCGAGGCCTCGGTCAGCCTGATCACGGGAAGCCGGACGATCGAATCGCGTGCCGCTTCCAGTGATCTGCCGCGCCGGGTGGATGCTCTCCAAAGCGAAACCGGTCAGGGGCCGTGCCTGGACGCTTCCTATGAAAAGCGGGTGGTCAGCGTTCCGGACCTCAGCACGGATGAGCGGTGGCCGGAATTCTCGCGGCAGGCCTTCCAGCTCGGAGCGCGGAGCATGCTCTCCTTCCAGCTCTTTGTGGATGGTGACCACCTCGGAGCCTTGAATCTCTTCGGGAATGACGCGGGCGTCTTCGACGCCGAATCGGAGCGGATCGGGGCGCTGGTGGCGGCCCACGCGGCTGTCGCCGTCGCGGGCAGCCGGCAGGTCAGCCAGCTCACCCAGGCCCTTGATACCCGGGACCTGATCGGGCAGGCCAAGGGAATCCTGATGGAGCGGTTCAAAATCACCGCCCAGCAGGCGTTCCTGCTGCTCTCACGGGCCAGCTCAGAGCTGAACATCAAGCTTCACGTCGTCGCGGAACAGCTGACCGTCAGCGGGGAAATGGCCGAGAAGGGCTGA